CCGCGCGGGCCAGCGAGGAGTCCGACGCGGCGGAGACCGCGGTGACCTGGTGACCGGCGGCAGCGAGCGCCGCGCCGAGCGCGGCCCCGACCCGGCCAGCACCGACGACACCCACCGCGAGGCGCCCGGGCCGCGCGGACGGTGATCCGGAGCCAGCCTCAGCCATCGCACCCCCACCAAGTCGCCCGCCGGAGGCACAGCCTACTGCCCGGATAGGCGGCCGGCCCACACGACGACGGGTGGCGGGATGCACGGCTGGGGCGAGACCCGCGCCCTCGAGACAGCGGGCCTCGCCCCTCGTCCCCAGCAGCGGCCGGCCCCGTTTCCTCGCCTCGACGGTTGCCCCTGCCTGCCGAGGCGGCGTGCCGCTGCTGGTGTCTCTGCTACCCCGACCGCGGCCGGCTATTCCTCTGCCATCGCGGCGACCGCGGAGCTGCGTGCCGCCTTCCGCGCCGGCAGCACCGACGCCACCAGGCCCGCGACCGCGGCCACCGCCACGAACGTCGCCAGCCGGTCGTACGGCACCACCAGCTCCGCCGTGTCGCGCCCGATCAGCGAGGCCACCGCGACGAAGCCGAAGCCGACGCCCAGGCCGACGCCGAGCAGCCCGGCCACCGCGGCGAGCAGCGCCGCCTCGCCGGACAACATGCCGCGCAGCTGGCCGCGGGTCAGCCCGAGCGCCCTGAGCACCCCGGACTCCCTCGTACGTTCCAGCACGCTCAGCGCCAGCGTGTTCGCGATGCCGAACAGCGCGATCAGCACCGCCACACCGAGCAACCCGGCGAACAGCAGCAACGTGATCTCTATGCCTTGCTCGATCGCCGCGCGGTACTGCAGCGGGCCGTCGACGGCGAGCTGCGGGTGCCCGGCCACGGCATCGTCGACCGCGGTCTGCACGTCCTCGGCGCTCGCGTCCGCGGCCGCCTCGAGGTACATGCTGCCCACCGACGCGTCCGGCGCGACGGTACGGAGGGCGCCACTGGCGACCACGGCGTTGCCGCCTGACGTCGTGTCCGCCACGGTGACCCGCAACCGCTCGTCGCCGGCGAACGCGACGGTGACCTCGTCGCCGACCGCCACCCCAGCCTTGCTGGCCGCCTCCTTCGGCAGCACCACCTTGCCCGGCGCCACCTCGTCGAACGCGCCGAGCGAGCCGAACTCCCGCTCCACCTGCGCCTTGTCCACGCCCTGCACGGGGAGCGCAGTGCCGTCCAGCTCGCCCTGGGTGGCGCGGATCGGCACCACCGCGGACAGCCGGTCGTCGCCGCGCAGCTCGTCGAGCACCGACGCCGGCACCGCCTGGTCGCGGGCGGTCACCGTCAGGTCGTAGGGGAACTCGTCGTCCAGGCTCGCGGTCGCCGTCTCCTGCACCGACGCGGACACCACGGTCATGATGCTGATCAGCGTGACGCCTACGAGCAGCGCCGCACTTGTCGCGGCCGCCCGGCCCGGGTTGCGTACGGCGTTCGCGCGGGCGAGCCTGCCGGGCGTGCGGAACGGCAGCGCGAGCAGCCAGCCGACCACGCGGATCAGGCCGGGCACCAACACCGGGGTAATGAACAGGATGCCGAGGAACGCGACCGCGCCGCCGCCGAGCGCGAGCAGGAACTCGCTCTCCCCACCGTCGCCTGTGACGCCCGGCACCATCGCCGCGCACCCGGCGAGCACCGCGAGCAGTGCCAGCGCGGCGCGGATCCGGTGCGTCTTGCGTACGCGCTCGGCGGGCGGCTGGTTGCGCAGCGCGGCGATCGGCGCGATCCGCGTCGCACCGATCGCGGGGAACGCGGCCGCGGCGACCGTCACGATCGTGCCGAGCGCGAACGGCACCGCGAGCCCGACGAGCGTCGGCGCCACCGGCCCGTCGGGCACCGGCGCCCCGAGCGAGCCGAGCACGGTCTGCGCGAGCGCGGCGAGCCCGATGCCGGCGACCAGCCCGAGCGCCGATCCGACCATGCCGAGCACGGCCGACTCGAACACCACCGAGCGGTACACCTGTCCGCGGGTGGCGCCGACGCACCGCAGCAGCGCCATCTCCCTGGTCCGCTGCGCGATGAGGATGGTGAACGTGTTGGCGATCACGATCGCCGCGACGAACAAGGCGATGCCGGCGAACGCGAGCAGCCCGGTCCGCAGCTGGGTCAGCTCGCTCGCGATCGCCTCCAGCTGCTTCTCCGTGTACTGGTCGCTGGTGTACGCGCGCCAGCCGCCGGGCAGCGTCGTCGCGATGTCCCGCTCGACGGCGCCGGCCGAGCTGCCGGACGCGGTAAGCACGTCGATCCGCACCTTCGCGTCCACACCGGCGAGCAGCTTCGCCTGGCTCGCCGTGACCCCCGCGTACGGCGCGCCCGCGTACTGCGGCGAGTTCTCGAGGTCCATCAGCCCGACGAGGGTGTACGACCGCACCTCGTCGTCGGCGTCGACCAACCGCACGGTCTCGTCGATACCGAAGCCGAACCGCTTCGCCGCGGCCGCGTCGAGCACCAGCTCGTCGTCGGCGGCCGGCAGCCGTCCCTTGCTCGCCTCCTGCCACCGCAACGACTTCGCCGCCGCGACGGTGTCGACCTGCGCGAACCCCTGGCCACCGCCAGCGGGCCTGCCGTCCTCGTCGAGCAGCTGGCCGTAGCCCTGGTAGCGCGCCTGCGCCGTGCCCACGCCGGTCGTGTCGCGGACGTCGTCGAGCAGGCCGGCCGGCAGCTTGCCGCCCGCCGCCCCCTTCGGCTCCGCCACCACGTCCAGCCGCTGCGCGTCGGCGGCGAACGAGGCGCGGTAGCCGTGCTGAATGGTGTCGGTCAGCACGAACGTGCCCGCCGCGAAGCCGACGCCGAGGATGATCGCCAGCGACGAGAACACCAGGCGCGCGCCGTGCGCACGCAGGCTGCGAAGCGTCGTACGGAACACGGTCAGTCCCCCAGGGCGCGCAACGCGTCGATGACGGAGTCTGACGTGGGGGTGTCGAT
Above is a genomic segment from Streptosporangiales bacterium containing:
- a CDS encoding FtsX-like permease family protein, which translates into the protein MFRTTLRSLRAHGARLVFSSLAIILGVGFAAGTFVLTDTIQHGYRASFAADAQRLDVVAEPKGAAGGKLPAGLLDDVRDTTGVGTAQARYQGYGQLLDEDGRPAGGGQGFAQVDTVAAAKSLRWQEASKGRLPAADDELVLDAAAAKRFGFGIDETVRLVDADDEVRSYTLVGLMDLENSPQYAGAPYAGVTASQAKLLAGVDAKVRIDVLTASGSSAGAVERDIATTLPGGWRAYTSDQYTEKQLEAIASELTQLRTGLLAFAGIALFVAAIVIANTFTILIAQRTREMALLRCVGATRGQVYRSVVFESAVLGMVGSALGLVAGIGLAALAQTVLGSLGAPVPDGPVAPTLVGLAVPFALGTIVTVAAAAFPAIGATRIAPIAALRNQPPAERVRKTHRIRAALALLAVLAGCAAMVPGVTGDGGESEFLLALGGGAVAFLGILFITPVLVPGLIRVVGWLLALPFRTPGRLARANAVRNPGRAAATSAALLVGVTLISIMTVVSASVQETATASLDDEFPYDLTVTARDQAVPASVLDELRGDDRLSAVVPIRATQGELDGTALPVQGVDKAQVEREFGSLGAFDEVAPGKVVLPKEAASKAGVAVGDEVTVAFAGDERLRVTVADTTSGGNAVVASGALRTVAPDASVGSMYLEAAADASAEDVQTAVDDAVAGHPQLAVDGPLQYRAAIEQGIEITLLLFAGLLGVAVLIALFGIANTLALSVLERTRESGVLRALGLTRGQLRGMLSGEAALLAAVAGLLGVGLGVGFGFVAVASLIGRDTAELVVPYDRLATFVAVAAVAGLVASVLPARKAARSSAVAAMAEE